One segment of Rhodothermus bifroesti DNA contains the following:
- a CDS encoding SusD/RagB family nutrient-binding outer membrane lipoprotein produces MPSGYNATTIQNHPSWTGDLADYSRVNPLLTDFDDPVFFLTYAQTALLRAEAAVRGWTSENPATLYAEGVRAAMKQLSLYDAGGRADISDAAINAYLAANPLSNDPNEALRQINEQYWVASFLDGIEAWANWRRSGYPILEPAPVDDPNPYPGNVTNGQIPRRLPYPVTEGVLNKANYEEALSRQGLRGDPSDMAVPVWWDRP; encoded by the coding sequence ATGCCCAGTGGCTACAATGCCACCACAATCCAGAACCATCCAAGCTGGACCGGAGACTTGGCCGACTACTCACGGGTTAATCCCTTGCTAACCGATTTCGACGATCCGGTCTTCTTCTTGACCTATGCCCAAACGGCCTTGCTACGGGCCGAAGCGGCCGTGCGCGGGTGGACCAGTGAAAACCCGGCAACACTGTATGCCGAAGGCGTGCGCGCTGCTATGAAACAACTCTCCCTCTACGACGCAGGTGGGAGAGCCGACATCTCGGACGCTGCGATTAATGCTTACCTAGCTGCAAATCCTCTCAGCAACGACCCCAACGAGGCCTTGCGTCAAATCAACGAGCAGTACTGGGTAGCTTCTTTTCTCGATGGCATCGAAGCTTGGGCTAACTGGCGACGCAGCGGCTATCCCATACTCGAACCTGCCCCCGTGGATGATCCTAACCCGTATCCCGGCAACGTGACCAACGGCCAAATTCCACGGCGCCTCCCCTATCCGGTCACCGAAGGCGTGCTCAATAAGGCAAACTATGAAGAAGCCCTTAGCCGTCAAGGCTTGCGGGGAGACCCCAGTGACATGGCCGTTCCCGTCTGGTGGGACCGACCCTAA